In Oceanobacillus sp. FSL K6-2867, one DNA window encodes the following:
- a CDS encoding MGMT family protein, which translates to MKSFTADVITIIKQIPKGRVMTYGQIAKAAGSPRAARQVVRILHSMSKKHLLPWHRVINAKGQIAIKEEATALEQKWQLEAEGVEVSHKGEVDLERYQFHIVTETDLI; encoded by the coding sequence ATGAAATCATTTACAGCAGACGTAATTACAATAATCAAGCAAATACCAAAAGGAAGAGTTATGACCTATGGACAGATTGCTAAAGCAGCAGGTAGTCCGCGGGCAGCACGGCAGGTTGTGCGGATTTTGCATTCGATGAGCAAAAAGCATCTCCTCCCTTGGCATCGTGTTATCAACGCGAAGGGGCAAATCGCAATTAAAGAAGAAGCAACAGCATTGGAACAAAAATGGCAGCTTGAAGCAGAGGGTGTAGAAGTCAGTCACAAAGGAGAAGTTGATTTGGAACGCTATCAATTTCACATTGTAACCGAGACAGACTTGATATAG
- a CDS encoding OsmC family protein: MEFIMHENGFESEFDFGKLTISGKDEFGFRPYALLVSSIAGCSGGVLKQVLTKMRIAFDDITITADVKRNPDIANRVEEIKLHFTIFGKDLSEKKVEKALELSSKNCSMVQSVKGSINVIETFEIKE; encoded by the coding sequence ATGGAATTTATCATGCATGAAAATGGCTTCGAATCTGAATTTGATTTTGGGAAATTAACGATATCAGGCAAGGATGAGTTCGGATTCAGACCATACGCATTATTAGTTTCCTCTATAGCTGGATGCAGTGGAGGAGTTTTAAAGCAAGTACTTACGAAAATGCGCATTGCGTTTGATGATATCACCATTACTGCTGATGTAAAGAGGAATCCAGATATAGCAAACCGTGTTGAAGAAATTAAATTGCACTTTACCATTTTCGGTAAGGATCTTTCTGAAAAAAAGGTGGAAAAAGCTTTAGAGCTAAGTTCAAAAAATTGCTCGATGGTTCAATCCGTAAAAGGGAGTATTAACGTTATCGAGACCTTCGAAATAAAGGAATAA
- the ytvI gene encoding sporulation integral membrane protein YtvI, translating into MITKSLVKKVLKLIAVIAVIIFIYIYFSAFLPVLLALLTALMFEPFVRWLKLKMKVRKRVLPVTVTFTLFIAISSLLIYITLTRVMETIYNFTLQIPTYAFQVQRFINDVIIRFNELIEDIPIAHVVIRELENQSNSVVETALDVTSYLLAILGTWIQSVPNLIFVSLIYLMTLFLFSLDLPRLKRLFYNLFNPDTSEKLRFVNQRLGKVFLGYWKAQFILSIGVFVITYVSLLFISPGAALIMSVIIWIVDIIPLYVGPALVLIPWGLLAMMLGNVGAGIQLILLALIITVLRRIIEPKVLGDSIGLAALPTVLSMYFGFVFFGVMGLILGPFVYIAMLSAKESGLFDLGLSKKDEEIV; encoded by the coding sequence TTGATAACGAAATCCCTTGTTAAAAAGGTTTTAAAGCTAATCGCAGTCATTGCGGTTATCATTTTTATTTATATATATTTCTCAGCATTTTTGCCGGTATTATTAGCATTGTTGACGGCGCTCATGTTCGAGCCTTTTGTGAGATGGCTAAAGCTGAAGATGAAAGTAAGGAAAAGGGTTCTGCCAGTGACTGTCACTTTTACCTTATTTATTGCCATCTCCAGCTTGCTAATCTATATCACATTAACCCGCGTAATGGAAACAATTTATAATTTTACATTGCAAATTCCTACTTATGCTTTTCAGGTACAACGTTTTATAAATGATGTTATTATTCGCTTTAATGAGCTCATAGAAGATATACCAATTGCTCATGTTGTTATTCGGGAGCTGGAGAATCAATCCAATAGTGTGGTGGAAACGGCTTTGGATGTTACGTCCTATTTATTAGCCATTCTTGGCACATGGATTCAATCTGTCCCGAATTTAATCTTTGTTTCACTGATCTATTTAATGACGTTATTCTTATTCAGCTTAGATTTGCCTCGGTTAAAACGATTATTTTATAATTTATTCAATCCAGACACATCTGAAAAGCTGCGTTTTGTTAACCAGCGACTGGGAAAAGTTTTCCTAGGATATTGGAAAGCGCAATTTATCCTAAGTATTGGTGTTTTCGTCATTACGTATGTTAGTCTTTTATTTATTTCACCAGGTGCAGCATTGATTATGTCTGTCATTATATGGATAGTCGATATAATTCCGCTATATGTAGGACCGGCGCTCGTGTTGATCCCATGGGGGCTTTTAGCGATGATGCTAGGAAATGTTGGAGCAGGAATCCAGCTTATTTTGCTTGCTCTAATCATAACCGTTTTAAGGCGTATCATCGAGCCGAAAGTATTAGGTGATTCAATTGGACTTGCGGCATTGCCGACTGTGCTCTCCATGTATTTTGGTTTTGTATTTTTCGGGGTAATGGGACTCATCCTGGGACCGTTCGTTTATATCGCTATGC